A single Clavibacter nebraskensis NCPPB 2581 DNA region contains:
- a CDS encoding Lrp/AsnC family transcriptional regulator, whose product MPTKEMRTPEPLDAVDRKLVALLRADARTPNSRLAEQAGIAPSTCVTRVRGLVERGVITGFTATIDADAVGVGLQALISIAIRAGARHEMARFADEMRELADVVQLFFLGGSEDFIVHIAVRDSDHLRDFVLKHLSAHPAVASTRTSVVFDHHYSGPAVGDPSA is encoded by the coding sequence ATGCCGACGAAGGAAATGCGGACACCTGAGCCGCTCGACGCGGTCGACCGGAAGCTCGTTGCCCTCCTCCGGGCCGACGCGCGCACCCCGAACAGCCGTCTCGCCGAGCAGGCGGGCATCGCGCCGTCGACGTGCGTGACCCGGGTGCGCGGCCTCGTGGAGCGCGGCGTGATCACGGGCTTCACCGCCACGATCGACGCCGACGCGGTGGGCGTGGGGCTCCAGGCGCTCATCAGCATCGCGATCCGCGCGGGCGCCCGCCACGAGATGGCCCGCTTCGCCGACGAGATGCGCGAGCTCGCCGACGTGGTGCAGCTCTTCTTCCTCGGCGGATCCGAGGACTTCATCGTGCACATCGCCGTCCGCGACAGCGACCACCTCCGCGACTTCGTCCTGAAGCACCTCTCGGCGCACCCGGCCGTCGCGTCGACCCGCACGAGCGTCGTGTTCGACCACCACTACTCGGGGCCGGCGGTGGGGGATCCGAGCGCCTAG
- a CDS encoding DUF6355 family natural product biosynthesis protein — MEENSTSRGMRFFTGAAAAALALTGLAVLHTATAAPASAYVCGYSVENEDYKSLWSVDLPFVGTVDPFGGTRQVAHYGNCTKGKQRISVSTGSGKKSYCVKPGDTRLGFTQNGSKVSGAVKTGTC, encoded by the coding sequence ATGGAAGAGAATTCGACGAGCCGTGGCATGCGGTTCTTCACGGGCGCCGCAGCGGCCGCGCTCGCACTCACGGGACTGGCCGTCCTGCACACCGCGACCGCCGCTCCGGCGAGCGCCTACGTGTGCGGGTACAGCGTCGAGAACGAGGACTACAAGTCCCTGTGGTCCGTCGACCTGCCGTTCGTCGGCACGGTGGATCCGTTCGGCGGCACGCGCCAGGTCGCGCACTACGGCAACTGCACCAAGGGCAAGCAGCGCATCTCCGTGAGCACCGGATCCGGGAAGAAGTCGTACTGCGTGAAGCCCGGGGACACGCGTCTCGGCTTCACCCAGAACGGCAGCAAGGTGTCCGGCGCGGTCAAGACCGGGACCTGCTGA
- a CDS encoding AAA family ATPase, translating into MLTSITIRNAHAFGLSGEVVIGPLRELTFLFGGNGSGKTTISRALASPASFPGTTLTWSSTANERQVSVYNRDYVADTLRQSRNLPGVFVLGESNAQAQEQIDALLGAGDAVGSIQRKRASLLAFNTTHEAKASELRSQREALRDKAWSLRSAVPPELSKMFVGLNNSKDKFFDRLLLALSESYDDIDTYDMLAVEAAAVLDAEATPITPLAYPMRPAFEAMPGYGLLSSPVVGSQDVNLSGLIGHLKNADWVQQGIQFVEHSSDRCPFCQQQLPQGFIDDIENYFNRRYTSQLADIKSLDAQVQAWESVWNDSLSRLSQSAEGWKYIDPEALAKAHVNFTRIVKALVSDIEMKLRNPSAVIQIQEPGDASEGLEWELDATNTKIGEHNARLKNAALTRRELLRRCWITFARTTLAAESARYEALAPSLTVAIRTLSEKIADAASSLAADEKLVVELQSHETSSKPIIAKINRLLTSAGFNNFHLIEAPGLKNGYSLARESGEVVVDTLSEGERTFVTFLYYVHSLEGAALGAGERREVVAVIDDPISSLDSDVLYAVSTLVRRLLNNVNNRKARVKQVILLTHNAHFHKEVTYVGSSDTAGSRQFGIVRKNATGPSIIEFMDKNPIKTAYAALWDEVKRLSADGVESATGLQNYLRRILETYFKILGGVDYSRVVGAFSGEEQAACRALLSWANAGSHAIFDDIEYETSASSATTYMGIFKKIFTVLEQEGHYSMMMGELELPPRA; encoded by the coding sequence ATGCTTACGTCAATAACTATCCGTAACGCGCACGCGTTTGGCCTGTCCGGGGAGGTGGTGATTGGTCCCCTACGAGAATTAACGTTTCTATTTGGCGGTAATGGCTCGGGGAAAACAACTATCAGTCGTGCACTCGCTTCCCCGGCAAGCTTTCCGGGGACCACGCTAACGTGGAGCTCGACAGCTAACGAACGACAAGTGTCTGTCTATAATCGCGACTATGTCGCAGACACGCTCCGACAATCTCGAAACTTGCCGGGAGTGTTCGTCCTTGGCGAGTCGAACGCGCAAGCACAAGAGCAAATTGACGCCCTTCTTGGTGCTGGAGACGCCGTTGGTTCGATCCAGAGAAAAAGGGCATCACTTCTAGCCTTTAATACAACTCATGAAGCTAAAGCCTCAGAATTGCGTTCTCAGCGTGAGGCTTTGCGGGATAAAGCTTGGTCACTTCGGTCCGCCGTGCCACCCGAGCTGTCTAAGATGTTCGTAGGACTAAACAACAGTAAAGATAAGTTCTTCGATCGCCTATTATTGGCCTTATCGGAATCATATGATGACATAGACACCTACGATATGTTAGCCGTGGAAGCCGCCGCCGTACTAGACGCCGAGGCCACGCCAATCACACCGTTGGCTTATCCAATGCGTCCCGCCTTTGAGGCCATGCCGGGATATGGTCTTTTGTCCTCTCCCGTAGTCGGAAGTCAAGATGTTAACTTGTCGGGACTAATCGGTCATCTTAAAAACGCCGACTGGGTCCAGCAGGGCATCCAATTCGTTGAGCACTCGAGCGACCGCTGCCCGTTCTGCCAGCAGCAACTGCCTCAAGGATTTATCGATGACATCGAGAACTACTTCAATCGTCGCTATACGTCTCAACTAGCGGACATAAAGTCACTGGATGCGCAAGTCCAAGCGTGGGAATCCGTTTGGAACGATTCGCTGTCCCGCCTCTCTCAGAGTGCGGAAGGTTGGAAATATATTGATCCTGAGGCGCTCGCCAAGGCTCATGTCAACTTCACGCGAATCGTTAAGGCGCTCGTAAGTGACATTGAGATGAAGCTACGTAACCCTTCCGCGGTTATACAGATTCAGGAGCCTGGAGACGCTTCTGAGGGCCTGGAGTGGGAACTTGACGCTACAAATACCAAAATCGGCGAGCATAACGCACGCCTAAAGAACGCAGCACTTACGCGTCGTGAACTATTAAGACGTTGCTGGATTACGTTCGCCCGCACTACGCTTGCCGCTGAGTCGGCACGTTACGAGGCCCTAGCACCTAGTCTGACTGTCGCGATACGAACGCTCAGCGAAAAGATCGCCGACGCCGCATCGTCGCTGGCCGCCGACGAGAAGCTTGTAGTAGAGCTGCAGAGTCATGAGACGTCTAGTAAACCAATAATTGCAAAGATTAATCGCCTGCTTACGTCCGCCGGTTTTAACAACTTTCACCTAATTGAAGCTCCCGGCCTCAAAAATGGTTATTCGTTAGCACGCGAATCTGGCGAGGTTGTTGTAGACACGCTTAGCGAAGGCGAGAGAACATTTGTCACCTTTTTGTACTACGTACACTCCCTCGAAGGCGCTGCCTTAGGCGCAGGCGAGCGAAGAGAGGTCGTAGCGGTAATAGACGATCCCATTTCAAGCCTGGATAGCGACGTGTTATATGCAGTCTCAACGCTAGTTAGGCGTCTGCTAAATAATGTGAACAATAGGAAAGCTCGGGTGAAGCAGGTCATCCTGCTCACCCACAATGCACACTTTCATAAAGAAGTGACTTATGTTGGTTCTTCTGATACGGCTGGAAGTCGGCAATTTGGAATCGTGCGTAAAAACGCAACCGGTCCCAGTATAATTGAGTTTATGGACAAAAATCCCATTAAGACGGCTTACGCGGCACTCTGGGACGAGGTGAAGCGCCTGAGCGCAGACGGAGTGGAATCTGCAACAGGGCTTCAGAACTACCTGCGGCGGATTCTCGAAACATACTTCAAGATCCTTGGTGGTGTCGATTACTCGAGAGTTGTCGGGGCGTTCAGTGGAGAGGAACAAGCCGCGTGTCGAGCGCTTCTGTCCTGGGCGAATGCTGGTTCTCATGCCATATTTGACGACATTGAGTACGAAACCTCGGCGTCGTCTGCAACCACGTACATGGGCATTTTCAAGAAAATTTTCACGGTACTCGAGCAAGAGGGGCACTACTCGATGATGATGGGCGAGTTGGAGCTACCGCCGCGTGCTTGA
- the dcd gene encoding dCTP deaminase: MLLSDRDITAELDAGRVALDPYDPGMLQPASIDVRIDRFFRLFDNHKYPYIDPAEDQPELTRLIESKPGEPFILHPGEFVLGSTFELVTLPDDVAARLEGKSSLGRLGLLTHSTAGFIDPGFSGHVTLELSNVATLPIKLWPGMKIGQLCFFRLSSPAEKPYGSGEYASRYQGQRGPTASRSYLNFVHTDVTVTDAGQPGE, encoded by the coding sequence GTGCTCCTCTCCGACCGTGACATCACCGCCGAGCTCGACGCCGGACGAGTGGCCCTCGATCCGTACGACCCCGGGATGCTGCAGCCCGCGAGCATCGACGTGCGCATCGACCGCTTCTTCCGGCTGTTCGACAACCACAAGTACCCCTACATCGACCCCGCCGAGGACCAGCCCGAGCTGACGCGCCTCATCGAGTCGAAGCCGGGGGAGCCGTTCATCCTGCACCCGGGCGAGTTCGTCCTCGGATCCACGTTCGAGCTGGTCACGCTGCCCGACGACGTCGCCGCGCGCCTCGAGGGCAAGAGCTCGCTCGGGCGCCTCGGCCTCCTCACTCACTCCACCGCGGGCTTCATCGACCCCGGGTTCTCCGGCCACGTCACGCTCGAGCTGTCGAACGTGGCCACGCTGCCCATCAAGCTCTGGCCCGGGATGAAGATCGGCCAGCTCTGCTTCTTCCGCCTGTCGTCGCCCGCCGAGAAGCCCTACGGATCCGGCGAGTACGCCTCCCGCTACCAGGGCCAGCGCGGCCCCACGGCCTCCCGCTCCTACCTCAACTTCGTGCACACCGACGTGACGGTGACCGACGCGGGGCAGCCGGGGGAGTAG
- a CDS encoding pyridoxine 5'-phosphate oxidase C-terminal domain-containing protein, with translation MDPGDWALWRIRPVHVEFWQGSPDRRHARILFDRVG, from the coding sequence GTGGACCCCGGCGACTGGGCGCTGTGGCGCATCCGTCCCGTGCACGTGGAGTTCTGGCAGGGCTCGCCCGACCGGCGGCATGCGCGGATCCTGTTCGACCGCGTCGGCTAG
- a CDS encoding winged helix-turn-helix transcriptional regulator produces the protein MSLTHTAVTADLEPCGREDHPDCGIRDVLDRVGDTWSVMVVVELASGERRFRELQRAVDGISQRMLTLTLRRLERDGLVTRTVFPTVPAQVSYALTPSGSRLTHLVKALADWALAERAGIAESRERYDAEHPGHAIR, from the coding sequence GTGTCACTCACGCACACCGCGGTGACCGCCGACCTCGAGCCGTGCGGCCGCGAGGACCACCCCGACTGCGGGATCCGCGACGTGCTCGACCGCGTCGGCGACACCTGGTCGGTGATGGTCGTCGTCGAGCTGGCGTCGGGGGAGCGGCGGTTCCGCGAGCTGCAGCGCGCCGTCGACGGGATCTCGCAGCGCATGCTGACGCTCACCCTCCGGCGGCTGGAGCGCGACGGCCTCGTGACCCGCACGGTCTTCCCGACCGTGCCCGCGCAGGTCTCCTACGCGCTCACGCCGTCGGGCAGCCGGCTCACGCACCTCGTGAAGGCCCTCGCCGACTGGGCGCTCGCGGAGCGCGCGGGCATCGCGGAGTCGCGCGAGCGGTACGACGCGGAGCACCCCGGGCACGCGATCCGCTGA
- a CDS encoding DUF6355 family natural product biosynthesis protein: MRKLAASTLLACMLVGGSLVAAAPAQAATPCGFFPITTGSLGGGEDGRYEKATYNNCKSKPVKITVRYYYANRTMCVSPGETTLYANPDLGALVGASWTKKYC; this comes from the coding sequence ATGAGGAAGCTCGCGGCCTCGACCCTGCTGGCCTGCATGCTGGTCGGCGGATCGCTGGTCGCCGCGGCTCCCGCGCAGGCGGCGACGCCGTGCGGGTTCTTCCCGATCACCACCGGCAGCCTCGGTGGCGGCGAGGACGGCCGATATGAGAAGGCCACGTACAACAACTGCAAGTCGAAGCCGGTGAAGATCACCGTCCGGTACTATTACGCGAATCGCACCATGTGCGTCTCGCCCGGCGAGACGACCCTCTACGCGAATCCTGACCTCGGGGCCCTCGTGGGTGCGTCGTGGACGAAGAAGTACTGCTGA
- a CDS encoding Fpg/Nei family DNA glycosylase: MPEGDSVFVLAARLRTQVGGALIADGELRSGARAGARLGGRRITGFDTHGKHLLMRLDDGTTLHTHLRMQGSWTVTGPGKRVPERIQHQVRVRLRLDDGRTLWGIDLPVVELIPTRDERAAIGHLGPDPLRDDWDPALAVSRLAARPGDAIRAALLDQRPMAGLGNLWVNEVGFLRGVHPATRVRDVDLPPLVDLAARSLQHSATVPAAYQITTGDPRRGRTHWVVGRAGRPCLRCGTMVLGVDDPGSPSERGRRAWWCPRCQPADPDAPSSRPRE; encoded by the coding sequence ATGCCCGAGGGTGACTCCGTCTTCGTCCTCGCCGCGCGCCTCCGCACGCAGGTCGGCGGGGCGCTCATCGCCGACGGGGAGCTCCGGTCCGGCGCGCGGGCGGGTGCGCGGCTCGGCGGCCGGCGGATCACCGGGTTCGACACGCACGGCAAGCACCTGCTCATGCGGCTCGACGACGGCACCACGCTCCACACGCACCTGCGCATGCAGGGGTCGTGGACGGTCACCGGGCCGGGCAAGCGGGTACCCGAGCGGATCCAGCACCAGGTGCGCGTGCGCCTCCGCCTCGACGACGGCCGCACCCTGTGGGGCATCGACCTGCCCGTGGTCGAGCTGATCCCCACCCGCGACGAGCGCGCGGCCATCGGCCACCTCGGGCCCGACCCGCTGCGCGACGACTGGGATCCGGCGCTCGCCGTCTCCCGCCTCGCGGCCCGTCCCGGCGACGCGATCCGCGCTGCCCTCCTCGACCAGCGCCCGATGGCGGGCCTCGGCAACCTCTGGGTCAACGAGGTCGGCTTCCTGCGCGGCGTGCACCCGGCGACCCGCGTCCGCGACGTGGATCTCCCGCCCCTCGTCGACCTCGCCGCCCGCTCGCTCCAGCACTCGGCGACGGTGCCCGCGGCGTACCAGATCACGACGGGCGATCCCCGCCGCGGCCGCACGCACTGGGTGGTCGGCCGCGCGGGCCGGCCGTGCCTGCGCTGCGGGACGATGGTGCTCGGCGTCGACGATCCCGGGAGCCCGAGCGAGCGCGGCCGGCGGGCGTGGTGGTGCCCGCGGTGCCAGCCGGCTGACCCGGATGCGCCATCCTCGCGGCCACGAGAATAG
- a CDS encoding GntP family permease: MTIEDWTQTLTAGPLLLIAAGAIAVLLLLIITLRIHAFVALILVSLATAFATGIPTSQIVTVLVGSFGSTLGTVALLVGLGAMLGRLVETSGGAKTLADTLIRVFGEKRAPFALGVASLIFGFPIFFDAGLVVMLPIVFSVARRLGGGVLRYGLPAAGAFSVMHIFVPPHPGPVAASEFFGANVGIVIIVGLIAAIPTWYVTAYLFGLWVGKKYVLPIPSLMGEADVHAESNPPRFGTVVGVLLLPLVLIFLNTGLNAASTGGILPEGTSDQAWYQVLRTLGETPVALLIALLFAAFVLGRRRGIDKTALEKTLESALGPVCSVILITGAGGMFGGVLRTSGIGDALADVLGDLGIPIILAGFLIAAILRIAQGSATVALTTAAGLVSPAILAGDFNAFQVAALVVAVAGGSVVASHVNDSGFWLVGRFFEMDVKTTLKTWTVMETTIGVMGFAIATAVFGVASLA; the protein is encoded by the coding sequence ATGACCATCGAAGACTGGACGCAGACCCTCACCGCGGGTCCGCTCCTCCTGATCGCCGCGGGCGCCATCGCCGTCCTGCTGCTCCTGATCATCACGCTGCGCATCCACGCGTTCGTCGCCCTGATCCTCGTGAGCCTCGCCACCGCCTTCGCCACCGGGATCCCGACCTCGCAGATCGTGACCGTGCTCGTCGGCAGCTTCGGCTCCACGCTCGGCACGGTCGCGCTGCTCGTGGGCCTCGGCGCGATGCTCGGCCGCCTGGTCGAGACCAGCGGCGGCGCGAAGACGCTCGCCGACACCCTGATCCGCGTCTTCGGCGAGAAGCGCGCCCCGTTCGCGCTCGGGGTCGCGTCGCTAATCTTCGGCTTCCCGATCTTCTTCGACGCCGGCCTCGTCGTGATGCTGCCCATCGTCTTCTCGGTGGCGCGTCGCCTCGGCGGCGGCGTGCTCCGCTACGGCCTCCCCGCCGCCGGCGCCTTCTCGGTCATGCACATCTTCGTGCCGCCGCACCCCGGCCCCGTCGCGGCATCCGAGTTCTTCGGCGCGAACGTCGGCATCGTGATCATCGTCGGCCTCATCGCGGCGATCCCCACCTGGTACGTCACCGCGTACCTCTTCGGACTGTGGGTGGGCAAGAAGTACGTGCTGCCGATCCCGTCGCTCATGGGCGAGGCGGACGTGCACGCCGAGTCGAATCCGCCGAGGTTCGGCACCGTCGTCGGCGTGCTGCTGCTGCCGCTCGTCCTCATCTTCCTGAACACGGGCCTCAACGCGGCCTCCACCGGCGGGATCCTGCCCGAGGGCACGAGCGACCAGGCCTGGTACCAGGTGCTCCGCACCCTCGGCGAGACGCCCGTCGCGCTCCTCATCGCGCTGCTGTTCGCGGCGTTCGTGCTCGGCCGCCGCCGAGGGATCGACAAGACCGCGCTCGAGAAGACGCTCGAGTCGGCGCTCGGCCCGGTCTGCTCCGTGATCCTCATCACCGGCGCCGGCGGCATGTTCGGCGGCGTCCTCCGCACCAGCGGCATCGGCGACGCCCTCGCCGACGTGCTCGGCGACCTCGGCATCCCGATCATCCTGGCGGGGTTCCTCATCGCGGCGATCCTCCGCATCGCGCAGGGATCCGCGACCGTCGCGCTCACCACGGCCGCGGGCCTCGTCTCCCCGGCGATCCTCGCGGGCGACTTCAACGCGTTCCAGGTCGCGGCGCTCGTCGTGGCGGTGGCCGGCGGATCCGTGGTCGCGAGCCACGTGAACGACTCCGGCTTCTGGCTCGTCGGCCGCTTCTTCGAGATGGACGTGAAGACGACCCTGAAGACCTGGACCGTGATGGAGACCACCATCGGCGTCATGGGCTTCGCGATCGCGACGGCGGTGTTCGGGGTTGCGTCGCTGGCCTAG
- a CDS encoding gluconokinase — protein MAAQPRHVVVMGISGSGKTTIATALAERLGWTFAEADEFHPEANIAKMSAGTPLTDDDRWPWLEAMRDWMGGEALAGRSTVVTCSALKRTYRDLLDGAEGDVRFVHLSADTGLILERMETRSGHFMPASLLPSQISTLEPLEADERGFALENTGTPDEVTTRIVDELGLVAS, from the coding sequence ATGGCCGCACAGCCCCGCCACGTCGTGGTGATGGGGATCTCCGGATCCGGCAAGACCACGATCGCCACCGCCCTCGCCGAGCGGCTCGGCTGGACCTTCGCGGAGGCGGACGAGTTCCACCCCGAGGCGAACATCGCGAAGATGTCCGCCGGCACGCCGCTCACCGACGACGACCGCTGGCCCTGGCTCGAGGCCATGCGCGACTGGATGGGCGGCGAGGCCCTCGCCGGCCGCAGCACCGTCGTCACCTGCTCGGCGCTCAAGCGCACCTACCGCGACCTGCTCGACGGCGCGGAGGGCGACGTGCGCTTCGTGCACCTGTCCGCCGACACCGGCCTGATCCTCGAGCGCATGGAGACCCGCAGCGGCCACTTCATGCCGGCCTCGCTGCTGCCGTCGCAGATCAGCACGCTCGAACCCCTCGAGGCCGACGAGCGCGGCTTCGCGCTCGAGAACACGGGCACGCCCGACGAGGTCACGACCCGCATCGTCGACGAGCTCGGCCTCGTCGCCAGCTAG
- a CDS encoding FadR/GntR family transcriptional regulator, translated as MATRIIEELGRDIVDGRLAEGTRLTIEDLQQRFGVSRTVVRDCVRVLEAMALIVPKRRVGLVVQGPDRWNVYDPRIIRWRLTGPGRSDQFRSLTQLRRAVEPVAASLAARNATAAQRTRIAELAVDLRRLGEAGALVDFLAADIEFHHLILEASGNDMFCALREVITEVLSGRTHQGLMPRTPRPHALDTHEQVAHAIRDGDAATAEAGMASLLAEVSSAIR; from the coding sequence ATGGCCACGCGGATCATCGAGGAGCTTGGCCGCGACATCGTCGACGGCCGTCTCGCCGAGGGCACCCGCCTCACCATCGAGGACCTCCAGCAGCGCTTCGGCGTCTCCCGCACGGTGGTGCGCGACTGCGTGCGCGTGCTCGAGGCGATGGCGTTGATCGTTCCGAAGCGCCGCGTGGGCCTCGTGGTGCAGGGCCCGGACCGCTGGAACGTCTACGACCCGCGCATCATCCGCTGGCGCCTCACCGGCCCCGGCCGCTCGGACCAGTTCCGCTCCCTCACCCAGCTGCGCCGCGCGGTCGAGCCGGTCGCGGCGTCGCTCGCTGCTCGCAATGCGACGGCTGCTCAGCGCACGCGCATCGCCGAGCTCGCGGTGGATCTCCGCCGCCTCGGCGAGGCCGGCGCCCTCGTCGACTTCCTCGCCGCCGACATCGAGTTCCACCACCTGATCCTCGAGGCCAGCGGCAACGACATGTTCTGCGCCCTCCGCGAGGTGATCACGGAGGTCCTCAGCGGCCGCACGCACCAGGGGCTGATGCCCCGGACGCCGAGGCCGCATGCGCTGGACACCCACGAGCAGGTGGCGCACGCGATCCGGGATGGGGATGCGGCGACGGCGGAGGCGGGGATGGCGTCGTTGTTGGCGGAGGTCAGCAGTGCGATCCGCTGA
- a CDS encoding NAD-dependent epimerase/dehydratase family protein yields MILVTGATGQLGSAILQHLRATGADAIGSSRSGADGMRRIDLDDPTTISFAGVGTLVLVSAGEAEDDVVTARHDAAITAAERDGVGHVIYTSVAADGDHLAFALAHRWTERRLARSGVPSTVLRNGLYAELFGALLTWRGPRLEWAFGDGALAAVARGDLAEAAAVIARAPEAHAGRQYDLVGPAITAAEVADRVGVPLDRLDLAARRASYADAGLKPFQPAMLMSIHTAVRHGFLAGTSEDLATLLGRAPTHAVRVAADAAAAARPR; encoded by the coding sequence ATGATCCTCGTCACCGGCGCCACGGGCCAGCTCGGCTCCGCCATCCTCCAGCACCTCCGCGCGACGGGGGCCGACGCGATCGGCAGCAGCCGCTCCGGCGCCGACGGGATGCGGCGCATCGACCTCGACGACCCGACGACCATCTCCTTCGCCGGCGTCGGCACGCTGGTGCTCGTCTCAGCGGGCGAGGCCGAGGACGACGTGGTGACCGCGCGGCACGACGCCGCGATCACGGCGGCCGAGCGCGACGGCGTGGGGCACGTGATCTACACGAGCGTGGCGGCGGACGGGGATCACCTCGCCTTCGCGCTCGCGCACCGCTGGACCGAGCGGCGACTCGCCCGGAGCGGCGTGCCGTCGACCGTGCTGCGGAACGGCCTGTACGCGGAGCTGTTCGGGGCGCTGCTGACCTGGCGCGGACCCCGCCTGGAGTGGGCGTTCGGGGACGGCGCGCTCGCGGCCGTGGCACGCGGGGACCTCGCGGAGGCGGCGGCCGTGATCGCCCGCGCTCCGGAGGCGCATGCGGGCCGGCAGTACGACCTGGTGGGTCCGGCGATCACGGCCGCGGAGGTGGCCGATCGCGTCGGAGTGCCGCTCGACCGCCTCGACCTCGCCGCCCGGCGCGCGTCCTACGCGGACGCAGGGCTCAAGCCGTTCCAGCCCGCGATGCTCATGTCGATCCACACGGCCGTGCGGCACGGGTTCCTCGCCGGGACGAGCGAGGATCTGGCGACGCTGCTCGGGCGGGCGCCGACGCATGCGGTGCGGGTGGCGGCCGATGCAGCCGCCGCGGCCCGTCCGCGCTGA
- a CDS encoding SDR family oxidoreductase, translating into MKITGRTVLITGSTSGIGRGLAERFHAAGNRVVIAGRRSELLDEITAQHDGMSSVVLDVADPASITAARDELAASHPDLDVVITMAGIMQAEDLRDPAHQAAAEAIVTTNLLGTIRTVDAFLPGLLASDEATLMTVSSGLAFVPLPATPTYSATKAAVHSYTQSLRAQLAGTSVEVVELVPPKVQTALMPGQQDAGDAMPLEDFLDEVMGILQARPEDEEILVQDVHGLRFAERDSRHDEMLALLSGH; encoded by the coding sequence ATGAAGATCACCGGCCGCACCGTCCTCATCACCGGCAGCACGTCCGGCATCGGCCGCGGGCTCGCCGAGCGGTTCCACGCCGCGGGCAACCGCGTCGTCATCGCGGGCCGGCGCAGCGAGCTGCTCGACGAGATCACCGCGCAGCACGACGGCATGTCCTCGGTCGTGCTCGACGTCGCCGACCCCGCGTCCATCACGGCCGCGCGCGACGAGCTCGCCGCCAGCCACCCCGACCTCGACGTCGTGATCACGATGGCCGGCATCATGCAGGCGGAGGACCTCCGCGATCCCGCGCACCAGGCCGCCGCCGAGGCCATCGTCACGACGAACCTCCTCGGCACGATCCGCACGGTGGACGCGTTCCTGCCCGGCCTCCTCGCGAGCGACGAGGCGACGCTCATGACCGTCTCGTCCGGCCTCGCGTTCGTGCCGCTGCCGGCCACGCCCACCTACTCCGCCACGAAGGCGGCCGTGCACTCGTACACGCAGAGCCTCCGCGCGCAGCTCGCCGGCACGTCCGTCGAGGTGGTCGAGCTGGTGCCGCCCAAGGTGCAGACCGCGCTCATGCCCGGCCAGCAGGACGCGGGCGACGCGATGCCGCTCGAGGACTTCCTCGACGAGGTGATGGGCATCCTGCAGGCGCGCCCGGAGGACGAGGAGATCCTCGTGCAGGACGTGCACGGCCTCCGCTTCGCCGAGCGCGACAGCCGCCACGACGAGATGCTCGCCCTGCTCAGCGGCCACTGA